Below is a genomic region from Ziziphus jujuba cultivar Dongzao chromosome 7, ASM3175591v1.
TCTTCTTCCTAATCCTCTCAGACAAACTAGTAGGCCGGCTTTGGGCAGTCACCAGACCTCCATTGGTCATCGGCAATTCTCCGAGTCAACtagtacattttttatttttttttttctcagttcAGCATTTTTGGAAATCGTTTTCAAGTTCTCAAAGAGGAAAAAGCGTATgagaaacttttatttattttttatttttttatgttttttaaaagaAGTTTTCAAAGAGGAAGAAGCGGACGGTGAGCTAATTAATTTTACCTTCTTCTTCACAGGCTGATTAGAGCAGCACTCTGCTTTGCTTCAATAGCCGAAAGAAAAGACCCAAAATCTCCAATTCTAATGAAACTCCATCATCAATCTCCTCTACAGACATCACAGCAAAAAACTATAATATTCTAAGCCAACTCCTACGTCGAGCGCACACTatgacaaattatataaatctagGGCTGAAAATAGCAAATGTTGTTGACATTCAAATTGGAGCAGTGAATATCTAAAAGTTATGGGATTGTATGAAAATTATCAGATTgcattttaaaagtattatggTAATTACAAATTATGGAACTGTGTAAAGTTTTTTCTGCAACGTAACCAGCAATTctcttcaaaaatttattttttatatcaaaagaCACTGTTATGATGGAGAATATGCTACTAATTTTAAGAAGTACCCTTAAAGATACTCCAAATAACCTCCATATGTATAGTCTGCATCAACAGAAACTTCCTCCTTTTTCTGTCTCCAAATTCAGCATTCTTTTGAGTGTTTTAGATTAAAACTTAATGGGGAAATTTATTAGACCTCCATATGGAAGGCGCATAACAAATCTGGGTATAGATGAAGGAGAGGAGTTAGAGGAAGAGGAGGAATTATTGGTTCATAGCTTAATGAGACCAGGCTATGATGGAAAAGAACTTTCCAAACGAATAAATGAGGAATTGAGGAACAAAAAGTTAGGCGAAACCTCGACAAACCTGGCTATTCCCACGTACGGCATCAAGAAACTCCATCCTACCCAATGTATTTATGTTTCGgtatataatatgaatataatCTTGTtttgttcaatatatatataaatatatatatatatatatatatatatatatatatgtaaatttcttCATCTATGCATGCGGGTGAAGAGCAGGCCAACCTTAAATGCTCGACTTGCATATATTTGCTTAGTAACTTCTGCCGCCCCACATTACTTCCCTtgctatataaatttaaaaactccAATGAAGAATTTAATCTCGTCGATGATGGGATGGCTGCTAATAATCCGGTTACTTCTAAAATTCAAACgagtttaaaatttatttttttaatttttggaagaaaaatattgtCAGGGCCGTACTCGAcctttggattttatttttaaatatattaacagaGGAAGATTTGAACTCAGTACCTTTATTAAAGACAAATGAACAtgaatatgtgtgtgtgtgtgtaattgcAGACTATAGTTGCGATTAATgaagaaatcaaaaaaatttGGTAGCGGACACCCAGATTTCGCACATAAtcagacattttttttttttttttatgtttgataGTACGACAAACTTACCAAGAAAGAAGCTCTCATGGATTTAGCTACTGAAGACAACTCGAATAAGTCCAATGAATGCGGATGAGAAATTACTGGATGAACCTGTTACACGCATGAATATGGATACTGGTAAATTATGTGAAGTTTAGAATTGGATATGGAGGGACCAATAGAGAAGCCCTCCAGAAGTTATGCGTTTTCATCCCCATTATTAATGTAACAATATTGGACCATCCTAAccgtatatatatgtgaaaatgtGGTAGTGTAGTAGTGTCTTATCTTTTCTGATACAGGGTATTTTCTGCCCTCCTAATTTTTGCAGTTTTGCAAAATTCCTGTCCTCTGAGAAGGAAACCAAGATGACAAAGCGAAAAAACAGAAACTTAACTACTGGTAGAGGCAAGGAGCAAATGATTCGAGAATTTACCTTCAGTATTAATGCACTTCTGCGTCGCCTACTAGAAAGACTATCACACTTCTACTTCCATCTACCAAATTAAGCGATATTATAACTTAAGTATACGCTTAACTATGCTTGTACTttaatgcaatatatatatatatatatatatatatatatagagtcatTCTATGGTCAGAACCGTTCTGATACGGACTAAGGAAAAGCTGATGCTATTTTGAAAAGAATCATAAATAGCATCAGCTTTTTTTTCACACATACAGGAAAAATCGATGCTATTTaggatttttttcaaaaaaacgtCAGCTTTTTCCCTGGTTCACATGCGGACGGTCTTGACCATAGAAtcatcctttatatatatatacatatatacatatatacatatatacatgtacttGCTTTTACCTTCATGGAcacatttcttttcatttattattgaaGAGTTATTATCCAATTTTCACCGGCCTAAATATCTTCAGGGAAAGAGTAAGCTAAACAATACTCTAGCCTAGAGTtcaaaagcatttttattttGGGGCAAACAAATTTTCAAACAGTTGTCCTCaacgaaacaaaacaaaagcagtATTGCCATCTCCACCTAGTTTCTTCGTCCCCCAGACAAACTCAGATTTATCCTCCCTATATCATTGATGTCTAATATCGAATGCCCTTCCATTCAACCTTAACGTAGAACAATATTTTGTGCATAATTGATAAGCAGAATACTTGTGCTAAGCTCCTGTTTACTGCATTCATAAGAAGAAATGCTAGCCATAACCAACATCATCTATCTCCCAATACTCCACCCCTTACGTTTAATATTCCTGACTCCAGTGCCTGTTCTAATTCTTATTTTGCTCGCTATGAGTATTTCTATATCATTCTAAACAGGCCTTTGGGTTCCACTTTCTTTCTTCATATCCTCGATACCTGTAAGATAAGAAAAGATGAAGTATTGATTCAGCTTTTTATTCAACCTAAGTATAtgaaagtataaataaaatattttgaacaaACATGTAATACTTATCACCAAACAGTTGGGATacgaaatgaaaaagaaaatcaaattagattCCAAGAACAGATAAGTTAGAAGATGGTTCTAGAAATGGGAGATGCATCTGACCATTGTATTTATGGTGTTAATAATGGTTTGTACACGGTATACTTGAAGAAGTCTGAATTTTTGTCAGTTATCCTTCACAACAAGGGCTTATGCAGTGGTTCAAACAATTTCATCTGACCCACAATGCCAATATCATATTAACCAGTATAACAACATTCAGAGCTTTGAACGCCCGTTGGAAAGTCATCAGATTTTTCAGTTGTTTAGCTTCCACTCTCTATCCAACTGTTTCCTGATGGCTTAACTGTTCCTCTATTCTCCATTTGCTTTCTCACCTTTAGAGAATCATCCCACCTTCCAGCTCTTGCAAATATATTAGACAAAGTCACATAGTGCCCAGCATGTTCAGGTTCCAATAGGACCAACTGTTCAGCAGCCAGTTTTGCAACATCAACATTTTGGTGGGATCGACAGGCAGCTAGCAGCGTCCCCCAAATAGATTTATCAGGCTCAAGAGGCATATTCTGAATAAAAGTAACAGCATCTTGGAGCCGACCTGCACGTGCTAGCATATCAACAATGCAAGCATAATGCTCCATACTGGGGGTTAAGCAATAGTATTTCGTCATTTTATGGAATACTTCAAGGCCCTCATTCACAAGACCTGAGTGACTACAAGCTGAAAGGACAGAGGTAAATGTCATGGAATCAGGCTCAAGGGCTGATTGTCTCATCTCTTTCAGAAGCTCAAGAGCAGCTTGGCCAAGCCCATGCATTCTAAACCCTCCCATCATGGAATTCCATGAAACTACATCTCTGGTGAGCATGTTAGAAAATACCAAGGATGCTGATCTTATGCATCCACATTTGGAGTACATGTAGATCAGTGCATTCCACACAGGAGTAACTAAATCAAAGCAACCTTTCCTGATGAAGGCATGAATTTGCTTTCCAGATTTTAAATCACAGACTGGCAAAACAGTCGATATTGTTGTTCGGTCATTCTTGATTCCAGCTCTTTGCATTTTGCTAAAACATTCCAGAGCCGAATGCTCCAATCCCACATCAGCAAAACCAAGTATCATGGCATTCCAAGTAACAACATCAGCTTGGTCCATTAATTTAAACACATTCTTTGCATCCTGAAGTCTTCCATACTTAGCATACATCGTCAACAAAGTGGCACCCGCTGAATTATAAAATGCAATGCAAGATTTCATTTTGATTCCATAGCTATGGATTTCTCTTCCACCTGACAAAGACCCCAGATGCCTACAGGAGACTAGGACTCCAGAAAGACAATCCAAATCAGGGGAAATCATGCCACTGCTTATCATATCCCTGAAAATCCTCAAGGATACTTCATGATTCCCAATCCTTGAATAACCTTTGATCAAAGTGGTCCATGAGATTATATTAGGCTCTTTAATCCGTTCAAATATATTCCAAGCTTCGTCACATAGTCTCATTTGGCAATAAGCGTCCATTACAATGTTCCAAGTGACAACATCAGGCTCACACCCATCGAACCTCATGCGATCCAACAGTTTCACGGCTGATTCAAGCAACCCATTATAGACATATCCGGAGATCATCAAATTCCATGAAAGCAAATCTCTTCCCACTATCACATCAAAAACCCGCTTAGCATTCTGAACATCCATGCATTTTGAATACATTTCAATCAAAGAATTACAAACTTCCGAACTAAACTCAAAGCCAGACGTAATCACATCTTTGTGGATCTGCATTCCAGCTTTTAAGCACGAAGATTGAGCACACACCTTTAAGACCTTGGGAAACACATACTCATCAGGCGAAACGCCCATCAAAGACATTTCAGCATAGGTTCTGACACATTTCTGGTACATTCCATGCCTAGAATAAAATCCGATAATAGCAGTCCAGGCAAAGACATTTGGTTGAGACAATTGATCAAACAATATCCGTGCAGACAACAAATGATCGCAATCTGCATACATCTGGACCAACTTAGTGACTAGGAATGGGTTTCGGCCCAACCCACCTTGGATTATCTGCTGGTGAACTTGTTTGCCATGATTTAAGGTTTTTGAACTGCAGCAAATTTGTAGGAGTCGATTGAGTTGGAAGCAAGTGTAGCCTCCGAAATTGGTTGTGGATGGTGATGAAGTAGCTCGTACGACCACCATATTCTGTCGTTAGTCATTTCATTTGGCCACTAGCTTTTCACTACAAAATTAGTGCCAAAAGTGAAGGAGAATAAAAATAGCtttgttttatatatcaaaatcccCACGGATTCTCTCGGCCGGCCGATCAATCTCTGCCGTCGACTCGAGTGGCCAGTGCATCTGCTGGATTGATGACTGAACCAGTATGACAAGTAGGCCAATCGGAGGGCATAAATCGGCTTCGCATGCACTCTAGTGGTACAGTGCGAGGATAGCAATTAAATCTGACGGCTGAGGACTCGTCACAAGTGGAACGCCGACTTTTTAAGGGTCAAAATGATTCTACGCCCCACCTCGTTCAAATAAATCCAATGATCATAACTTATTACCGCACCATAACCTTTTATTTAAATGGTGTAAACAATTTTAACTAAAGAACCCTAGTACACATCAACACGTTGCTTCTAAAATACTCATggaaatacctttttttttttttttaaatgatgaaaaaataatggaatacttctaatttttttactttttccttcgttaagaaataaaatactAGCCTATGCTGTCACACAACAAtataactaaaaatttaaataacatgtTATTTAGAGTTTTTTACTCGTACAGTATTGAGTCACCCGTATATTATATACATCATCAAGGAACCAAATTCTCAAGCAAACCAATTGAACCAATCTGacaaatttgttttcattgaTGACTGCTTATTTCGTACACGAAAAACACTTATGCTAATGTACAGAGAGCACTCTACAAGTACTTGCCGAATAATTACAACATGCTTACCCTTTCGAACCTACTTGTATACTCATCAGTAATAAGGCATAAATTGaatcaaataatatgaaaaagaatatatatagatgtattgTGTTTATAGTTGACAAGTTGTACAATCCAAAATTCCAAGTTATGCAAAGATTTGCTGAATGACCGTCTCAGCATTTCCGTTGTACTCTGCAAGAAGATGGATAGCATCTGCCCTCGGCAAAGCAAGAAATTCCTACATCCACCCAGATTACCAATATATTCATCTATCTCTttttataagatatatatatatatatatatataggacagAAATAAATGCAGTCACACCATAAACTAACGAGTAAGATATGCAACCTTACCATAACCTTTAGTATTGCATTTTCATCGCAAATCACATCTCTAGAAGAGACTTGGGTTGGACTGCTTCCATCCTCTGACATCCTAGTGCTTGATATTGTAACTTGGGAAGATCCGTTGGAGCACCTATCAGCATTTGACTTTGATGTGGCATTAGCACTGAACACAGGAGGACTAACCTGTTTCAAGGAATCGATTTGCAAGAGACTTTCAAAGCGATCTTTACACATCTGAAGCCTAAACCACTCATTATGCGTGTGGAGAGTTGCTCTAATGATTTTCATAAGCAGGGGTTCTTCAATGCCAAGCCTTTTACCAATTGCAACCtatcaaagatttaaaaaaacataaaaaataaaaaaataaaaaaattcaattcatCTTGTGTTGATGCATTATATATCAGAAATACTAATGACATTGCATTTAAAATCATGACAACATTATGAACCTTTTAATTGATCATATTCGAACCCTGTATAAAAAAGATCTATTGATAAGCCCTGCTTTCCAACAAATTTTGCCATTATGATTTTGCTCCCCCTTTTGATtacattaatattaaaattggaATCAAGTGCAAAATCCTGGCCACAGATGGACTGCTCTATGGGTTTTAAGATTCCACATCATTCTTAAAAAGTTACTCTCCTTATAATCTAGTTTACTTCAATTTGGTGCTTTCAAGACtacaaattttaataataaaccaaCAGATTTCCTCCTTGGTCAATCTTATGACCCTAACAATCCAAAGTTGTCATAACCATAGAAAAGCACTGCATCCTTCCATGGGTAAACTGCTCAGATGACCAGCGTTTAACTATTTAAGTTAGAGACACACCACAATGATTCATGATATGACTAGGTGGACagcagttttaaaaaaaataataataaaataaaataaaataaagaggcATAAGCATTGACTATTAACATCAATTAATTTCTCTCAACAAGCAAACACATACCTGAAGCGAAGTTGCAAGGGCCTGTAAAGGCAAGCCTTTGTCAAGTGCATGTTCATTGGGTTGCAGCAATGCCAACAATGTCTCCTTCAAGGGTTTCAACAAAGCTGGATCATTAGCAGCTAAAGGACCTAAATGTGAACAAGCAACTCTCAGAGCACTAGAATAATCCCCTGAGCCAACGAGCTTAAGGAATTCAACCTAAAATCAGCAAAATGATAAAGCTGAAGAATTCAGTATAAAatcatatgaaatgaaaacaaTTCAGTATATTCATATACGAaatgaaaacaatttttattcaaTGTGTTGAAAATGAAGCAACTGACAATACAGAATCCACAAACCTGCTTAAGCTGGAAAAGCAAAATAGGATTTTGCACAAAAAAACTTGCATCCATAGCGTTAACTTCTTCGACAACCTCTGTAGCCATCCCTTTACTAGCTAGTGCCTTCATCCCCAGCACAAACTCATATTTATCCTCTCTATTATTAATGTCTTGTACAGAATGTCCTTCCAAACCCTGCAAAACAATATACTATGATTAAATACGAATAAAATTATCATGATGACAGCTCAGtccaacaaaataaacaaataaataaataacctaaGCCATTACCTGTTGTCCCTGCGAAATACATGAGCTGGAAACCAGGGTTGTTGTGCTAAGCTCTTGTTTACTACTTTCATCAGAAGAAACGCTAGGAGTGTAACCTACATCATCATTTCTACCCCTCCAGCGCTTACGTTTACTCCTTTCTCCAGCAGCATATGTGTTGATTCTGCTCCTTTGCTGAACTCTTATATTTTCATGTTGATGTGATCCACTGGTGCTACAGTCTTCATTGGTGCTTGTTGGTTCACAAGCATATCGTAGTTCAACATCAATTCCTTGCATGCTAGTCATGTCAGTACTCTTCTCCGGTGAACCATCCATATAAGGAGTAGTAATGGAAGAATCACCATCAGAAACTTTGCTGGCACTACAGTCCACTTCAACAGAACAGTCTCGTGAAGACCAATAACCATGCAGTTGTTGATCGACTTTCAAAGGTTTCGAAAGAGTTTGAAATCCTGAATTGAAAACATCATAAGAATGTTCATCAGgataatcaaaaacaaaaattgcgaAAGAGCTTAAACATttttagaataataatataaaaaatagggAAAAGATTGATTTACCAGAAGGTGATGCAAGACCAGAATCCACAATGCCCCTATAAATGCAATACTCACGAACAAGCTCATCAAGCATTGAAACATCCAATTTCATCCGACATAATTCATTCTgcacaaagaagaaaaataataaagaccAACTACATAGACAAGTTATTTAGTAGAACATCCACAGATCATAGAACCTAAAAGGACTAAAACATATTGTCAAAAAACACTAGCatataaacttaaataaaaaaaggaactgTAAATTTTTGGTTTCAACATAAACCTAGATGTTAACCTTAATGCCTATTAAGCTTCCCCTGATAACTCATGGAGACTATCATATACTTATCTTCAAATACTCATCATTCACCTATATAAACCTAAGGGTAGTAGAGAGCAAGGATaagatggaaaatatttaataatgctgaTGTAACTAGTACAGTATTAAGTGTTGAATAACCTGAAACGCCTGGAAGAGATCACCCTTTGAAAATCTCAAGCTATCAATGGCCCCTTGTCTTGTAAGCTCTACAGCATGTGCAAGAGCTTGTATGTCCACCTGGTTTTCAAACATTCAGAGACAAAATACATGAAAGGCATGCTCATACTTTAAATGATAGGCTCTTAATACCCAACACTAACAACTTAACACAAGAAGATgaggaaaacaaaacaaatacataTCTATGCCCATTAATATAATAAGAAATACTGAAATCCTAGCCCAGCATCCAGTACAATCTATGATTCTCACCTCATCAAAAGGAGGTGCTTCATACAAGCTCTCTTGGGGTGTTGCAGGGGGATCACGCTCCTCAAGGAGCAACCGCTCAGTAAGATCTGAAATGGGTGATGAAATTCCTTGTCGAAAGCAAAATCCTTTGTGTATGCTGCAAAATAGTGTGAGGAAAGTGATTGAAACACTAACGTGATGAATGTAACTCGTCAAATCACAAAATACAAGCACAAGATAAAAATTAAGTTAACAAAGCATTTAAAAATAACCTTATCAAATATCGCAATGTCATTGAAAAGACCGGATCATATGCATGTAAATGAGCTCTTAACACAGTGGACATAAGTCCAGCAATGTCAAACCTCCTCCTTTCAGACCACTGAAACCAGTACATCCAAGGTTATTCAGAAGATTAAGAAACTTATCaaatatgaatatttaaaaacattaatcaaAATTACATGTTGATAAAGGCAAAAAATAACAACACAAAAAGACAGTGGAGACATAGCTGTCTACAAAATAGAGTACAAACGTACAAATAACATCCCACCTCATTTGCAACTGGAGAAGTCTGGTCATCTTTGTCATATATAAAGGCAAGAAGAACATGCTTGAATTCCTCATATGCTTCCTTAAATGCAGACACAGAAATGGGTCAGAATCTAAAGCTCAGAAAAAGACAGAATCATTAAACtccttggaaaaataaaattataataaaaaaaggcaCAATTATTTAACTCTGGGCAGAAAATAAGCAGGGATAGGAAACAAAGGAGTGTCGATGGGGCACGGTATAAAGAGCTTGTACAAAAGGCTCAGCACGAAATTCTTAAATATACTGAGGGCGAAAAAATGAATGTTATTTTATGAGCATAAATGAAGCATGATATTTACAATCTAGTAACTGATTGTCAAATCAACATCGTTTCCCATTTCAAATTTTCATGGAACCTTAAAATTCACAAAAGGCAAGCTACGTTACGTCatagattttcattttgtttttgcgGGGAACCATGTTGAGAAAGCACACCACTACAAGcctctttatttattaaaaaaagaaaaattctagaaacaccaccatttttttattggaagaagggggaaaaaaaagtagaaacacTGCTAATAGCACCCAAAAATGATAAAGTAATACATAAAAATGGAATAGGAAGTACCGGATAAGCATCAAGAGCACAAGGAGCCAGAGCAGTTCTCAGGCAATCAATTGCAGAGTCACGAGCTTCTACAGTCCCTCTTCTCAAAAGCTCAATAAATTtcttcacaaaaataaatgtaCCAAACAAAAACCAATTGAATAGAcataaaatatagtttttagTTGCCAAGAAAATTAAGGAAAAtagaataggaaaaaaaaagaaaaaagaaaaaaaaaaactcgagCCTCAAAGCCTCATATGTACATCATAATTCCCATCCAAGAGATGAAGATGACCGATACTCATTTGGATCAGAAACATAACTCAGAGAGAAATCTAGCATTCAGGCATTAAagagattaaaaataataataataataaacgatTAAAAGCGCAGTTAAAACATTTCCCGCATTTTCTCGGCAGCCAAACAAAAGATTGTACATTTATAAGGACTGACCTGCTTCTGTAACCGAAAGAGAAGCCTATGATCATCGAGAATGAAAGGAGCGTGGACCCGAAGAAGATCGATAGAAGCATCAACATCACCAGTTTCCAATGAACGTCTGATCTGGCGAATGATCAATCTGGAATAATAAGACGACGAAGAAAGTGAAGGAGACGATGATGAAGAAGGTGAAGACGGTGGAGAAGAAGTCGACGATACAAAGGAGCATGAGTCTTCGATCAAGTTCTCAGATTTGGCGAAATCGATTACTAAAGCATCAAGCGCTTCCCAGTTCACGGGCGTCGagtccattttttttccttttattttcccGGAAAATTATATTGGGTCTGAGAAAGATAAGAAAACTGAGACagacacaaataaaaataccacTATTTCGGTTTTAAAAAGGGGGAAAATTCCCTGAGCAGCAAGAAAGGCGGCGATGGtgtggtgaaaaaaaaaaaaaagaaaaaaaagaaatcagacTGGAGGTTATATATGTGCCAGGTGTCAGTTTTATGAAAGAGGTTATTTGTTAATCTTACCTGCCaagtcaaaaaaaatttttttactgaCATATACGTGTACGTCTAGGATCCGCCGTGCCAATTAATGTCCGTTCGTAACTTCGTACTTTCATCCTTTCAACCGCCTTTGTTGGTAGTGGA
It encodes:
- the LOC107424782 gene encoding pentatricopeptide repeat-containing protein DOT4, chloroplastic isoform X2, with translation MVVVRATSSPSTTNFGGYTCFQLNRLLQICCSSKTLNHGKQVHQQIIQGGLGRNPFLVTKLVQMYADCDHLLSARILFDQLSQPNVFAWTAIIGFYSRHGMYQKCVRTYAEMSLMGVSPDEYVFPKVLKVCAQSSCLKAGMQIHKDVITSGFEFSSEVCNSLIEMYSKCMDVQNAKRVFDVIVGRDLLSWNLMISGYVYNGLLESAVKLLDRMRFDGCEPDVVTWNIVMDAYCQMRLCDEAWNIFERIKEPNIISWTTLIKGYSRIGNHEVSLRIFRDMISSGMISPDLDCLSGVLVSCRHLGSLSGGREIHSYGIKMKSCIAFYNSAGATLLTMYAKYGRLQDAKNVFKLMDQADVVTWNAMILGFADVGLEHSALECFSKMQRAGIKNDRTTISTVLPVCDLKSGKQIHAFIRKGCFDLVTPVWNALIYMYSKCGCIRSASLVFSNMLTRDVVSWNSMMGGFRMHGLGQAALELLKEMRQSALEPDSMTFTSVLSACSHSGLVNEGLEVFHKMTKYYCLTPSMEHYACIVDMLARAGRLQDAVTFIQNMPLEPDKSIWGTLLAACRSHQNVDVAKLAAEQLVLLEPEHAGHYVTLSNIFARAGRWDDSLKVSRI
- the LOC107424782 gene encoding pentatricopeptide repeat-containing protein DOT4, chloroplastic isoform X1, which encodes MVVVRATSSPSTTNFGGYTCFQLNRLLQICCSSKTLNHGKQVHQQIIQGGLGRNPFLVTKLVQMYADCDHLLSARILFDQLSQPNVFAWTAIIGFYSRHGMYQKCVRTYAEMSLMGVSPDEYVFPKVLKVCAQSSCLKAGMQIHKDVITSGFEFSSEVCNSLIEMYSKCMDVQNAKRVFDVIVGRDLLSWNLMISGYVYNGLLESAVKLLDRMRFDGCEPDVVTWNIVMDAYCQMRLCDEAWNIFERIKEPNIISWTTLIKGYSRIGNHEVSLRIFRDMISSGMISPDLDCLSGVLVSCRHLGSLSGGREIHSYGIKMKSCIAFYNSAGATLLTMYAKYGRLQDAKNVFKLMDQADVVTWNAMILGFADVGLEHSALECFSKMQRAGIKNDRTTISTVLPVCDLKSGKQIHAFIRKGCFDLVTPVWNALIYMYSKCGCIRSASLVFSNMLTRDVVSWNSMMGGFRMHGLGQAALELLKEMRQSALEPDSMTFTSVLSACSHSGLVNEGLEVFHKMTKYYCLTPSMEHYACIVDMLARAGRLQDAVTFIQNMPLEPDKSIWGTLLAACRSHQNVDVAKLAAEQLVLLEPEHAGHYVTLSNIFARAGRWDDSLKVRKQMENRGTVKPSGNSWIESGS
- the LOC107424773 gene encoding uncharacterized protein LOC107424773 isoform X1, which gives rise to MDSTPVNWEALDALVIDFAKSENLIEDSCSFVSSTSSPPSSPSSSSSPSLSSSSYYSRLIIRQIRRSLETGDVDASIDLLRVHAPFILDDHRLLFRLQKQKFIELLRRGTVEARDSAIDCLRTALAPCALDAYPEAYEEFKHVLLAFIYDKDDQTSPVANEWSERRRFDIAGLMSTVLRAHLHAYDPVFSMTLRYLISIHKGFCFRQGISSPISDLTERLLLEERDPPATPQESLYEAPPFDEVDIQALAHAVELTRQGAIDSLRFSKGDLFQAFQNELCRMKLDVSMLDELVREYCIYRGIVDSGLASPSGFQTLSKPLKVDQQLHGYWSSRDCSVEVDCSASKVSDGDSSITTPYMDGSPEKSTDMTSMQGIDVELRYACEPTSTNEDCSTSGSHQHENIRVQQRSRINTYAAGERSKRKRWRGRNDDVGYTPSVSSDESSKQELSTTTLVSSSCISQGQQGLEGHSVQDINNREDKYEFVLGMKALASKGMATEVVEEVNAMDASFFVQNPILLFQLKQVEFLKLVGSGDYSSALRVACSHLGPLAANDPALLKPLKETLLALLQPNEHALDKGLPLQALATSLQVAIGKRLGIEEPLLMKIIRATLHTHNEWFRLQMCKDRFESLLQIDSLKQVSPPVFSANATSKSNADRCSNGSSQVTISSTRMSEDGSSPTQVSSRDVICDENAILKVMEFLALPRADAIHLLAEYNGNAETVIQQIFA
- the LOC107424773 gene encoding uncharacterized protein LOC107424773 isoform X2, whose amino-acid sequence is MFLIQMSIGHLHLLDGNYDKFIELLRRGTVEARDSAIDCLRTALAPCALDAYPEAYEEFKHVLLAFIYDKDDQTSPVANEWSERRRFDIAGLMSTVLRAHLHAYDPVFSMTLRYLISIHKGFCFRQGISSPISDLTERLLLEERDPPATPQESLYEAPPFDEVDIQALAHAVELTRQGAIDSLRFSKGDLFQAFQNELCRMKLDVSMLDELVREYCIYRGIVDSGLASPSGFQTLSKPLKVDQQLHGYWSSRDCSVEVDCSASKVSDGDSSITTPYMDGSPEKSTDMTSMQGIDVELRYACEPTSTNEDCSTSGSHQHENIRVQQRSRINTYAAGERSKRKRWRGRNDDVGYTPSVSSDESSKQELSTTTLVSSSCISQGQQGLEGHSVQDINNREDKYEFVLGMKALASKGMATEVVEEVNAMDASFFVQNPILLFQLKQVEFLKLVGSGDYSSALRVACSHLGPLAANDPALLKPLKETLLALLQPNEHALDKGLPLQALATSLQVAIGKRLGIEEPLLMKIIRATLHTHNEWFRLQMCKDRFESLLQIDSLKQVSPPVFSANATSKSNADRCSNGSSQVTISSTRMSEDGSSPTQVSSRDVICDENAILKVMEFLALPRADAIHLLAEYNGNAETVIQQIFA